The nucleotide window CAATTTCAGCGGAGTTACTGCAGAGGGCCTAGGTGTCAAGGTTGAGTCATCAGCAGTTCCTTCAGCCTCAACTCCTGATGTTGCTGAGGTATAATTTCTTAACTTCTATTTTGGCTGAAAACGTAATAAATGAATTTAAATGTTATATGCTAATTCTTTGCGATTTTTTGGCTGAAAATTGTTAGTAGTTTTATATGCTCACATAGTTTGTGCTGATCGCTGGTTTGAATTATTATTGTTTTCTAAAGTTATCATCCATGTGGTTCAATATCGAGTTACTCAGTTTAGTTACTGAAGAGCATTTTCTAATAACCGCAGGCCTCAGCTgctgatgaggacgatgatgatgatgttgaccTTTTTGGTGAGGAGACTgaagaggagaagaaggctgCTGAAGAGCGTGCTGCGGCTGCCAAGGCTTCTGGCAAGAAGAAAGAATGTATGTCAACGTGCATATTTTTCTGTTTTATTCTCTCATCACACTCTGTCTTGCCACCTTACTATAAGGACATCCTTGCTACTGCTATATTGTTGTCGTGGCTTTGTTTTCATACCCAAAAACTTTAAGCATAGTTCTAACCTTTCCATACCTTGTCAGCTGGGAAGTCGTCAGTTTTACTTGATGTGAAGCCATGGGACGATGAGACCGACATGgccaagctcgaggaagctgttAGGAGTGTCCAGATGGAAGGACTGCTCTGGGGTGCATGTATGTTACCTCTCAGTTTTCTGCACATAATTTAGTGAATCGCACAATTGTTTTACCATTTAGTATGATGTCTGACATAATCATTTACTGTCCTTTGCAGCCAAGCTAGTCCCAGTTGGATATGGCATCAAGAAGCTGCAAATCATGATGACCATTGTCGACGACCTCGTCTCTGTCGACACTCTCATTGAGGACCATCTCTGTGCTGAGCCAGTGAGCGAGTACGTCCAGAGCTGCGACATTGTTGCCTTCAACAAGATCTGTAAGTCATTCAGCACTTGATACTTACAGCTGCAGTAGCATAACTAGGATCTTGCTTTAACCtactcattataatattgcccAGTCCAGTTTGTAGTTATTACTCAAAACTTTTCTGCTTTCGATGTGTTTGTAACTTTTGATCAATCCTGTTGTTGCAGAAATTTCCTTGCGGTGGTGGTTGGTGGGCAATGCACCAGCCTAATTTATCCATAGTCTGCTTTGTGTGGCTAGTGATATTGCCGTGAGGTTTTTGGATCCTAGTCGAGTCGGATGTACCAGTACCAGAGTTAATTTGCTTTAATTCGAAACACCGTGTGGGTGGATTTCTGTTACTACTGTTCGTTGCTCGCAGTTCCTTTATTTTTGCACACGATGGGGTGGTTCctcaattttttatttttttttgcatCGGCGGTCGTGGAGAATAGCCGAAGATGTAGTGCTGGAGACAACGGTGCGGTAGCACCTCGTCTCGTGGCATCAGCTGCTTCGCTGCGGTAGCTCTGGTGCAGTGCAGGCCTGTTGAGATCTGATCAGAGTTGACAAACGCAAGCTCTGAATGGCTACTAGTCTACGACTCCCCTCAACTTAAAGTGTCCTCTCTCTGTTTCAAATTACAggatgttttgactttttttttacttAGAATTTGTTATGTATTGGTATATCTAGATCCATagtaaaataaatatatatataaaaaaaagctgaagcgacttataatttagaaccgaTAGAGTATTTGAGGAACAACTGGTTGAGTCAACATACACATCCTCTTACTCCGAGTCCGACGTCAACATCTGAATCCCAACCTGTTCCAGTTCCCATAGTGATATAGCTGCGCGATCTCATCTAGATTATCTCGCTGATTCACCGCAGATATTGCTGGAAATATTCATCCTTCTGAGTTCTGAGGCCATGCAAGCGTATTCAGTAGTTTGAAACCCATGAATGCATCATATGGTTTAGATACATTGTTATACTCGAACCATTTACCTTGTGTATCAATTAGAAGCCTCAAGCCTACGCCTAAAAACTGATTCAAATTCATGAGGAAACATTATTAGGATTAACCTACGCCTAAAAACTGATTCAAATTCACGAGTAAACATTATTAGGACCAAATCTGCAGCACAAAGAACTCACTCCGACAGATCCAGATCCTCTGCAAAATCTTGAGCATGCCATTCTCTGGCAGTCAAGCCAGTCAGTCGACATCTGAATCCCCAAATGGGTCTTCTAGTTCCCAGGGTGATAGTGATGAGCTGCCTGTGATCTTATCTGAATATCATGCCGATTTCACCGAAGATACGACACACTCAGAGTTGACTATTTGCTAGATTcacattccaaaaaaaaaaaaaaaacaagagaaaaAAAAGGAGGTACTCCGTACTCCTACTAGCTAgccattctttttttttaaaaaccaaAAGCGACACGTGATTCAGGACCACATCGCGGCAGCTTCTGGGCTCTCCTAGAACACCACAATTCGCCCATTTTCCAATAGCTTTTATGCATCGATCGATCCATCCATGCACCAACGATGAACGATAGGTGTCTCTACCCTGCCCAAACATTCTTGCACGGCCAGGGACAAAAGAAATGCATGAGCTTTGAGCTCAACTAAACAATAGGTCGTCTAGCTTTCGATGGAAACCTTTTTATCTTGTGGATCCCTAGGATCCTTCCCAAAACTAACAAAGACCTGATGTCTCTAGAGAGTGGAGATCCTCAGGAATCATCTCTATCAAGTTAGAAGTATTGCTACCACCGTATTATATCTATCTACTACTccactactactgctgctgctgtagcgTATCTGCAAGCCTGGAAATATCTATAGATATACATATGATTACAGTGAGTAGTGAGCAGGCACATATATATTCAATGGCACACATCGGCATCTGCCAAAGGTGTACAATGTTGCTTGGCACTCACTCCTTGGCGTCTTTTTTCCCACAATTGTGCACGAACACACACAAATCTGCCGGGGAGCTGCCTCTGATCCTGATGGCCAATGGAGATTTCGGATGTATTTTCAGGTCCAGCCTAGCTTTCCGGTTTCGGCAATGACCATGTTCCAAGCACCCAACTTGCAATGCTACTTCTGCACACTCAGGACTCcgggtgtgtgtgtgtatatatatatatatatatatatatatatatatatatatatatatttatatttcacGCAATCATATGCTTCATGAGGAATGCCATGTTCTTGAGATGGGGTCACAATTGAATAAGAATTTATCATCAGGGTTACGTTCTCACTAACTGAAATCACTTCTCTTAATTAGCCCACAGGATGAGAAAGAACTACAATACGTAGGATAGTATATATATGGAACATTAACATATCTGGCATCTGAAGATGAGATGGAAAAGGAAAGTACAAAGCTGAGAATTCTTCCTATGAACAGCTCCATTGTGGCGCTTGAACAAGCTCGCCAATGTACGTGTGAATTGTGATCTTCATTCAGTATATTACACCCTGGTGCATTAGGTATATATATCCCGTCTGATCGATTTGCCATTCAACTGAATATTCCTTCACTAGGCATTATTGTTGCACCGACCATTCTAATGGGATTTGTCTTCTGAGTCAAGGCCATCACTCATAAGCTGCGAAATAAAGATCAAACCACCCAAATTTTAGCACCAGCAATGAACCTACAAAAAAAAATGGTCATCGTATCATACAACTTTGACAGGAAATTTATACTTTTAATTGCAGTGTTGTAGCTTACCACATTGAATACCACAATGACCTTGAACTCGAGCTTCTTGATCTAGATCTCCAGAACAATGACTGCAAAACCCAAGAAATTTCATTCAGTGATCTATGATCATTACTGGCAGAGCTCATCGCATAAATAAGTTTCCACATATGCATTGTTATTTAACCGTGTGCATAGTGTGGTTGAAACTTGAAAGCATATATGTTCTTACAGTCAGTATCAGTTTTATCCCACTTGATTCTGTCAGAGCCcttttcatcatcctcttcatcgtGGCGACCATCCCGTATCATCCTCCTCCCACTCGGTTTGTCATCGAGGTAGTACTTCCTGGATGACACTGCAGCATTGCTCGGGCGAGCATTCATCTTCTTCTGAAGCATCGTTCTGAACAACTGTGTGTGCACTCAAAAACAGGAGAGAACCATATATATTAGCGTTTAAACTTTGTCTGGTGACAAGACATGAACTCAGACATATATATTTCATGTGCGTTGCTAATATAACGCAGGTACCTTCTCCATCCTTGATTCAACTGGATCCTTCAAGCTCGGTGCGGGGGCGAAGCCGCCATGGCAGACGAACATCTTTTTCAGGAGGAACTTGAACGACTTCTTCTTGATGGTGGTGCCGTTACTGTTGACGAGGAGATCCCTGGCCTTGCTCAGTATGATCTGCGTGTCCGGCGAGAACGCCTCGCCGTTCTCGCCACCACTGTCGCCCGCGGCGTGCCTCAGGGAGATCCTCCGGTCGACCTCGAGGCTGGAGGGGCAGTTGAGGAACCTGTCGAGCGGCAGCTGGCTGGCGCGGTCCTCGTCGGTGGCGCCCGACCCGCGGGATGAGCTGGACTTGGACTTGGCGCGCCGGAGCAGCTTGTTCAGCGCGTCCTGCAGCTTCTTCACCTCCTCGATGGTGAAGTCCAGCACGTCGGCCTGCGACGCGCGAGGCGGGCCTCCACCTCCATCCCCCGCCGCCGGCGGTGGGTCGTCGCCCAGTGTCCCGATCGAGAGGAGGCCCTGTGGCGGCCAGTCGCCGTTGGGGATCTTGTCCTCGCGCGCGTGGTCTTGGCGGCAGCTTTCTGACGTAGAAATGCAGCATCATGCATGCCATTGAAGCGATTCGTTCGTCAGCACGAAGCTAAGAAGAACGCACGTACGAAAGGAATCACTCACCGCGAGCTGAGCTAATGGCGGCGGCCTCGGGTCGCCTCTTCTCATGTTTACCATTGAAGCGATTCTGCATCCAGTTAATGATCTGCAGGGTGCAGACAATGCAAAATTAACCGCGGAACGTACACTAGCTAGAAAAGAACACATGGAAGAATAGCTGTCAGTGGATGAAAACCAAAAGCTAGCTTTCAGTGGAAAGTGGAATTTAATTACCCCCATATCTTGTACGTACTGCTCCCGGAGAAGAATTAGCAGTAGTATGCGAATATCCGAGCAGAGCAGAGTGTGACAGTCTGCAAGAGCGGCTGGGAGTGGGAGGCAACAGAAGCTCGATCGGTTCCAGGGCTCTGTGATTGGTGAATCAGGACGCCGCCGACTTGGCTATATGCATCCGCTACACATTCATTGGGAGGTTTCCAGGGAGCAGAGAGAAGCTAAGCATGCAGTGAAAGAAAAGAGAGTAGAGTGGCTTTGGATGCAACCAGGGTCCCCTCCCCCCTGAATTAAATAGGGTTAGGGAGGCTAAACCCATGGCTACCTAGATTGATGGTAGTGGCCAAATTGCACAGTCGCATCCTGTTACGTTCTTACATGTACATGGGAtgttaattaattttattttactAGCTACTTGAGTGAAGTAGAGAATATGTTAGTATTACTGggcgacttttttattttattttattttctcgaTCAGTAATAAGAAAGTTCATAGCACCTCCTTTCTGGTTATTCTGGGATCAATGTGGGAGTTTCTTACACCTGCCGACGCGAATCATGGACATTAATTAGAGCAACTTTTTTAAAGTACGATACAGGCAAAATGCCCACATACAGTTAGAAAATAAAATTGTAATTTGACTTCACCAAAATAAGCATTGTAGGAAAATCTTATTTTATTTCCTTGATCGAAACTTCTTAGTATTTTCTTTCTGGTTATGGGATTATTGTGGGAGTTTAACACCCATGCTGGGGAAACCATATCTACAATGAAGCAATATCTtccattcttttcttttcttttctttttttttttaaaaaaacaacaCAATGGTGCTGATACACATTATATGAGCATCACTTCTAAGAGATTGGGCTTGTAAATCTTGAGATTGACAAAATTAGCATAGGCTTGTCTCGCTTTCGACGAGAACTCAATCTAACACTGAAAAAGAACAATTAGATGTAAATGTGAGCATTCATGTCAGCTGAGTCAGAAACTCAAACTCAACTGGACAGATTCCAATATAAGGAAGAAGGTACCTAACACtcgtcaccctgttcgcttgatcgtatcagccatgcttatcagccatgatacagtgtttttctctcacaacaaaacagcatcagccggcttataagccacagaaacgaaaGCGAACAGGGTGCGTAGTGGCCACATTAGTGTGTTGTTgtggtggttctgccacaaattTAAAGCACCTAAAGGATTAGTGCGCATTCTCTTGTTCCGCTACAGGGACTTGCTGCCCATGCATGATGCACATGGTCGTGCGGGTCTCAAGCTTACACACATGTAAATATGTCATCCAGCGTGGTGGCTTTTGCAGCTGTAATGCCAACGATATTGTCTCTCGCGTCTCGGTGCCCGCTGATGGATGTTCCCACGGTAACGATGTACAGTTGTGTACTCCGCGTACGTAGGATCCGAGTAGCTGCGAACTTAATTGCCATCGTCATTCGGGCTCTACTACTCCAAAGCACGCACCGACCCCGGCGCCCAATGCTACAGCCAGATCCCGAGCTAGCAGTAATTATCCCAGGTGCCCTGTGCGCACTGTCAAAGCAGAGACCCCGTGGAATTTATCCCAGGTGCCCTGTGCGCGGCAGCCAATGGCCTTCGCCGACGTGGTGCGCGCCCGTCCGTTCGAGCCAAATCCTGGCAGAGCGGACGTGGGCTCGCAGTCGCACGCACCCAGCCATTCGGCCCCTATTGTATTCCTCCCGCGCGTCGGCCGTCGGGGGTCGCGCGCGGACCATGAGAGAGACCATCGCTCCTCCTTCCCGCTCCCCGGCAATCAGGCGGCCGCGGGGCGGGAGGAGAGGACCTCGCGGGGAGTAATCTACCAGGGACTACTAATCTAATCGCGGCGCTCCAGGGTGCTTAGGCGGGGAGGAACCGGTCATTAACAAACAGGTGTCAGCCCGACACGGGGTGCCCTGGCCGTGCACGCTGTCGTGACACTTGTCCCGGCTCTCGCATCGCACGGACGGCCTCCCATTGGCTGCCCGAGATCCCAGTCCCAGAGGTGGCGCACGCCTGCATAGGCTGTAGCTGCAGCTGCTTGCATGTGCATGGGCATCCACTCTTTCTTTATACAGTagtagatgcaaaataagtaCATGTTTAAGGCCATTTGGCCACAATTATGGAGCTTCTTTTTCTCTAGCATGTACTTCAACTGCATTCTACTATTTGGCTAGGCAACTTGCACTTCTCTGTAGACTCTAGACGGGCTTTGCAGTTTCCCGGGTGACCCTCCTGATCAGATATTCAGCATCAAATTCAGGAGGTACGGCTAGTTCCCAGTTGCCAAACTAAATCATCGGGCCAACTTACAGCAGCCACAGAGAATATCGCCGTTGTTTGGTTTGTATATGAAAATTATGTCAGCCATTGCGTTTGCTAGTCATTTTTCTGCCCAAGACTTGGGCGCCGACTTTTAAGGCCACAACCTGGGTGCGACGCCGCACCAGCGGCGCGGCTGGCCGTGACTGGGAATCAAACAGCCCCATCAACTCCCAACATTGAACAGGCAGATATTCAGAAACAAGTACTACTCGAGTGTGTGGCCCTTTTGCATCGCATGTAACAAGAGCAAATTAGAACGTTTGAACGGAGATAATGTACAACCAAGATCGATCCTCGTCGATCTAAGCTGATATATTGTATCTCATCCTCGCCCCACAACCCGGCTTCCGCAAACTCTATTATGTACACTCCAAATCTCCAATCTTCCATACAAATACAAAACACAACGCCCGGAGCTCCCCTACTTCCTACTACGACTCTGACCCTCCGCAGCACACCTCCGCACAGCACTCGTAGCAGCCAAGGCACGCTAGAGCCGCGCAGATCTGTGCCATCAGAATGGCGCACTGGTCGTTCATCCTGTTGCACGCCTTGATGCAGCACATGCAGCAGAGGCAGTCAGCGACGCGGCTGCAACAGCCATTTCCCTTTTGGAGCATCACAAGTTTTTCTGCCGGATTCATGTCCCCAAATCCTGTGATGAGATTTTCCCTTGTAGCGTCTTTGTTACCGAATCCCAGTTTCAGGCCATGAAGCAGGATCCGTTGCTCATCTCTGCCTTTCTGTCCTTTTAGTTTTTGCTTGACCTGTTCAAGTACACAAAGCTCAGCAACAAGTCCTTTCACATCAAACTATTTATAATTGCAGCCAACGGGCCAACAGCAGCAAATAGTTATGAGCTATAATTATTGTCTCCACATATGAAAAGACCCACTTTTAACTGATTTATATTTGGAAAAGGAACATAAGTGATCAAAACCTATTTTATGAAAGCCCCTACACCAAAACAGAATGAATATCATGGAAGAATAGCATATTGGACCTACCTTTTGTGTTCCATCTACTTTATCCAGATTTGTTTGAAGTAAGATCATTTCTGTGTACTCCGATGGAACACCATTTTGTATGCTTAATTTAATCACCTGCAAGATTGAGAAGAATCCCTTGTTATTCAAAGAT belongs to Miscanthus floridulus cultivar M001 chromosome 4, ASM1932011v1, whole genome shotgun sequence and includes:
- the LOC136552745 gene encoding elongation factor 1-delta 1; the protein is MAVSFANVNSEAGLKKLDEYLLTRSYITGYQASKDDLAVYSSFSAAPSSKYINVARWFSHIDALLRLSGVTAEGLGVKVESSAVPSASTPDVAEASAADEDDDDDVDLFGEETEEEKKAAEERAAAAKASGKKKESGKSSVLLDVKPWDDETDMAKLEEAVRSVQMEGLLWGASKLVPVGYGIKKLQIMMTIVDDLVSVDTLIEDHLCAEPVSEYVQSCDIVAFNKI
- the LOC136549147 gene encoding protein NEGATIVE GRAVITROPIC RESPONSE OF ROOTS-like; its protein translation is MGIINWMQNRFNGKHEKRRPEAAAISSARESCRQDHAREDKIPNGDWPPQGLLSIGTLGDDPPPAAGDGGGGPPRASQADVLDFTIEEVKKLQDALNKLLRRAKSKSSSSRGSGATDEDRASQLPLDRFLNCPSSLEVDRRISLRHAAGDSGGENGEAFSPDTQIILSKARDLLVNSNGTTIKKKSFKFLLKKMFVCHGGFAPAPSLKDPVESRMEKLFRTMLQKKMNARPSNAAVSSRKYYLDDKPSGRRMIRDGRHDEEDDEKGSDRIKWDKTDTDFIVLEI